The Gloeomargarita sp. SKYB120 genome includes a window with the following:
- a CDS encoding histidine triad nucleotide-binding protein produces the protein MSSDTVFGRIIRREIPATILYEDDLCIVIKDINPQAPVHLLVIPKEPIPRISEAQPEHQALLGHLLLTAKHVAQAQNLTQGYRLVINDGPQGGQTVYHLHLHILGGRDMGWPPG, from the coding sequence ATGAGCAGCGATACCGTCTTTGGCCGGATTATCCGCAGGGAAATCCCCGCCACCATCCTTTATGAGGATGACCTGTGTATCGTCATCAAGGACATCAACCCGCAAGCGCCGGTACACCTGCTGGTGATCCCCAAAGAACCCATTCCTCGGATTTCTGAAGCCCAACCTGAACACCAGGCCCTGCTCGGACATCTGTTACTCACGGCCAAACACGTAGCCCAAGCCCAAAACCTGACCCAAGGCTACCGGCTGGTGATCAACGACGGCCCCCAAGGCGGTCAGACCGTCTATCACCTGCACCTCCATATCCTGGGCGGGCGGGACATGGGTTGGCCCCCCGGCTAA
- the psbA gene encoding photosystem II q(b) protein gives MTVTLERRSSVSLWEQFCQWVTSTDNRLYVGWFGVLMIPTLLTATACFIIAFIAAPPVDIDGIREPVSGSLLYGNNIITAAVVPTSNAIGLHLYPIWEAASMDEWLYNGGPYQLIVLHFLIGVFCYMGREWELSYRLGMRPWICVAYSAPVAAATAVFLIYPIGQGSFSDGMPLGISGTFNFMLVFQAEHNILMHPFHMLGVAGVFGGALFCAMHGSLVTSSLIRETTEEESQNYGYKFGQTEETYSIVAAHGYFGRLIFQYASFNNSRSLHFFLAAWPVVGIWFTSLGISTMAFNLNGFNFNQSIVDSQGRVINTWADVINRANLGIEVMHERNAHNFPLDLASAEPVVAPAING, from the coding sequence ATGACTGTAACCCTGGAACGTCGTTCGAGCGTGAGCCTGTGGGAACAGTTTTGCCAGTGGGTGACCAGCACGGACAACCGGCTGTATGTGGGCTGGTTTGGCGTGTTGATGATCCCCACCCTGCTGACTGCCACGGCTTGCTTCATCATTGCGTTTATTGCGGCTCCGCCGGTGGACATTGACGGGATTCGTGAGCCGGTGTCGGGTTCGCTGCTGTATGGCAACAACATCATCACGGCTGCGGTGGTGCCCACCTCCAACGCGATTGGGCTGCACCTGTACCCCATCTGGGAAGCAGCTTCGATGGATGAGTGGCTCTACAATGGCGGCCCCTACCAGTTGATCGTGCTGCACTTCCTGATTGGGGTGTTCTGCTACATGGGTCGCGAGTGGGAGCTGTCCTACCGGTTGGGGATGCGGCCTTGGATCTGCGTGGCCTACTCGGCACCGGTGGCGGCGGCGACTGCCGTGTTCCTGATTTACCCGATTGGCCAAGGCTCCTTCTCGGATGGGATGCCCTTGGGGATTTCTGGTACCTTCAACTTCATGCTGGTGTTCCAAGCGGAGCACAACATCCTGATGCACCCCTTCCACATGCTGGGGGTGGCGGGTGTGTTTGGCGGTGCCCTGTTCTGCGCCATGCATGGTTCGCTGGTGACCTCTTCCCTGATCCGGGAGACTACTGAGGAGGAGTCTCAAAACTACGGCTACAAGTTTGGCCAAACGGAAGAAACCTACAGCATTGTCGCAGCCCACGGCTACTTTGGCCGGTTGATCTTCCAGTACGCCAGCTTCAACAACAGCCGCTCGCTGCACTTCTTCCTGGCGGCTTGGCCGGTGGTGGGCATCTGGTTCACCTCGCTGGGGATCAGCACGATGGCCTTTAACCTGAACGGGTTCAACTTCAACCAGTCCATCGTGGACAGCCAAGGTCGGGTGATTAACACCTGGGCGGATGTGATCAACCGGGCCAACCTGGGGATCGAAGTGATGCACGAACGCAACGCGCACAACTTCCCCTTGGATTTGGCGTCTGCTGAACCGGTGGTAGCGCCAGCGATCAACGGCTAA